A single Bacteroidales bacterium DNA region contains:
- a CDS encoding aminotransferase class IV codes for MTEYTGSYFTENEILRPIELFRPQIFEKGLVIYEVLRMQEGKALFFEDHFSRFHQSVLLSGYKLPVEAEVLKKRLSDLAEKNRIDMGNVKIIAFFHSAQADIFTFFIPHSYPTEEMYSHGVAAAFFEAERPDPNIKKMHPDMIRRISAFIKDQEIYDVLLVDKSGCVTEGSRTNVFFIKNNQVLTSPGDKVLKGITREKLIFLCNRLRIPLVEKPITRAEIQTAGAAFFSGTSPKILPIRFISGWNYKVTDPILGKLMQAYDELIQKNLKAG; via the coding sequence ATGACCGAATATACCGGTTCATATTTTACTGAAAACGAGATTTTGAGGCCTATTGAACTTTTCAGGCCGCAAATCTTTGAAAAAGGTCTCGTTATTTATGAGGTACTTCGCATGCAGGAGGGGAAGGCTCTCTTTTTTGAAGATCATTTCAGCCGCTTTCATCAATCTGTTTTGCTTTCGGGGTACAAACTGCCGGTTGAAGCGGAGGTTTTAAAGAAACGGCTTTCAGACCTGGCTGAAAAGAACAGGATCGATATGGGCAATGTTAAAATTATCGCCTTTTTCCATTCGGCTCAGGCTGATATATTTACCTTTTTTATACCTCACTCCTATCCTACGGAAGAAATGTACAGCCATGGTGTCGCTGCTGCCTTCTTTGAGGCTGAAAGACCGGATCCGAACATTAAAAAGATGCATCCTGACATGATCAGGCGTATTTCAGCATTTATTAAGGACCAGGAGATATATGATGTTCTCCTGGTTGACAAATCAGGTTGCGTTACAGAGGGCAGCAGGACTAATGTGTTTTTTATAAAAAACAACCAGGTGCTTACATCACCCGGTGACAAAGTTTTGAAAGGGATTACGCGCGAAAAGCTGATCTTTTTATGTAACAGGTTGCGGATACCGCTTGTTGAAAAGCCAATAACCCGGGCGGAAATTCAGACGGCCGGAGCAGCATTTTTTAGCGGCACCTCTCCGAAAATCCTGCCTATACGCTTCATATCGGGATGGAATTATAAAGTTACCGATCCGATCCTGGGGAAACTGATGCAGGCTTATGATGAACTTATCCAAAAGAATTTAAAAGCCGGTTAA